The Bacteroidota bacterium nucleotide sequence CGGGTACGAGTGCCGCTTCGGCTACTTTTTCTAATCCATCGGCTTGCGTGGGTTCGGGTGTGACTTTTACCAACACCGGTACTACGGGTACCTATAGCTGGAACATTGGCTCGCCCATTAATGTCAGCGGCACTACCGTTAATTTTTCTTATACGTTTTTATCGGCCGGGGTGTACAGTGTTACCCATACGGTTACTACTGCGGGCTGTACCAATACTGTAACTAAATATATTTCTGTTACTACCTGCGGCAGTGGTCCTACTGTAACTGCTTCGGCTAATTCGGTTTGCCCGGGAGCATGTGCTACGGTGAGTTCCACTCCAGTTGGTGGTACCGCTCCATATACTTATTCCTGGTCCGCCTCAGGCGGAACTTCTCAAAACATAAGTCCTTGTCCGGCGGGTACTACTACCTATACGGTGAGGGTGACGGATTCGGGAGGAAATTCGGCTACTGCTACGGTGACTGTAACGGTGAACCCTGCGGTTTCTGCAACTGCCACTCCAACTAATATCAGCTGTAGCGGTGCTTCGACAGGCTCTGCTGCCGCAGCGGGAAGTGGCGGCAGCTCACCTTATACTTATAACTGGAGTGGCGGGTTGGGTTCCGGGTTTCAGGTTACCGGTTTGTCGACGGGAACTTATACAGTTACCCTAACTGATAACAAAGGTTGTACCTCAACCTCAACCACAACAATAACCTCTCCGCCGCCATTGTCAGGACAATTTACCAAGGGAACTTCCAATTGCGCCAGCTGCGGGTGTAAGGAATGGGTAATGATCACCGGCGCAGGCGGAACAGGCCCTTACTCCTACTCATGGCCTGATGGTTATCTCAATAGGTACAAAAGTCAGCTCTGCCCGGGTGCATATTTGATCAATCTCAAAGATAAGAACGGGTGCAGCGTCAATCTAAGCCTCACTGCCCCTTGAAGAATTATCTACAGCTCGCCTGCAGCATAATTTTTGAATGGTACGGCCTCTGGAGGACCACCGTCAACGGCTTAGCAGCTTTGCCTTTCTTCGGATAATATCAGCAAAATGCTCCTTCTCAATTTTGGAGTCGATCCAGGAAACAAAGTCAAAAAAATTAAGCACCTTCGCTTCAACAGGATCTCTAAAAATCCTTAATGCTTCTTTTTTGAGTTCAATAAATGCACTACTTTTTTCATTTCCTTCGCTTAAAACAGGAGCAACTTTCCCAAAAAAATTTAGCATTATTTTTTCAAACTCAAATAACAAATGTTTCTTTTTAAGATAATTTTTAGTTTGCTTGATTAAATAGGGTAACAATTCGTAATTTTTTAATTCATAATGTACAATTATTACCAGGATTTTAGCCATCCCTTGAACATCCATGCGTAGATTATTGTTGTCAGATTTAGATATTATAATATTAAGCTGTTTCAATGTTTCACGATAGCGCTTTAAAGAAAAGTAGCATAAAGCCAAATTAGTGTACAATGCTATTTCTGCCTCAGACCTTAGTTCAGTTATATTAAACACATTGTTCTTTTCCATTTTGTTCCATACGTTAATAGACTCCTCAGGAGCTCCTGTGTCATATAAGTGTCCAATGTAATTGGCAAATAAATCTACAAATAAGTGTTGCACTATTTTAGGTTGATGTTTTGTACTTAGCGTCAGGTAAAATGATCTTGCTTTTTCAAAAGCCATTCTTATTTCATTCCTTCTATTACCCAATACACTGAGTAAAATAATTAAATTTGACAGGGCAGAAATGTATACATATGCTTTATATGGAAGCAATTTTTTATCGCGCTCCAAATATTTTATCAGCTCCATTTGTCTCCAATATGATTTTTCATCAAACTTGTTGGTTAAACCCGCCACTGAATAGTGCACATTATAAAACATGGGAATTGCACGTCCTGTTTTATATTGTGCCACACTTCTCAACAGAGGAGATTTTGAAATAGAATTTATTTTTTTGATAAACCCCTTGTCCCGTAAATTAGAATATCTTAAATTGATACGTTCTAATTCGGTTGCCAGCCTTCTCAATTCAATTATTTTAATAGTCTCATTAGCATAACTTATTTCATTATCAAATCCTCCATTGGTACAATAGTTATCTAAATCCTCAATGAATCGCCCCCGCCGCCAATAAAGTGTCTTGAGGTTAAGTATAATCAGCAAATACTCGTTTTCGCCAGTTTTACGAGCAAGTTCTTCGGCCTTTTTAATGGTCTTTTCAGCAGCAACATTTAATTTTTTCCGTATAAGTAGTTCAGCACGGTGAATAAGATTTTGTAAAATTCTGCCGATGGAAGAATCAGAATGATAATCTGATAAACTTTTTACGATGGCTTCATATGTGCGTTTTTTCAGCCACTTAAAGCCTTTGCCTTTGATCGAATCCCTTAATTTTATCTTCAATACATTTTCATCATACACTTTCATTTTATCAATACAATCAAACACCTGTATATATGAATTTCTACCCAGGTTATTGATAACATATTTTTTAAAATAAACCCTTTCATGCGTATCGAGTGATTTCACAAGGGCAAACAATTCATCAGAGGGGGTTTTCATCTATATAACTCTTTTGAAATAAAGCTAACGATTTAATACCACAAATACCCTCTCGTACCCGCAACTTTTGAACAATTTTGTAATTGATTTATTACTTCTCATTGCTGAACTTTGAAGTTTATATTATTTAACTATAAGTATCGAAACGAGTGAACCGCAAATATTAATCGGACAGCACCTGTCTTTTGCAAAGTCAAACATTAAATAGTTTCATGAAAACAATACACCCCCTCATTGCAGTTATACTTATTGCAGGAAATGTATATGCTAACGGCAATTTGGACAATCGTAAGGCTATCAAAAAAGAACAAGCGCAGTTTAGCAAAAGTGATCGTGGCACTTCGGCTGGGGTCAGTACAGGCAACCCTCCGACCTCGCTCAGGGGAGCCGGCCTCCGCTTCACCCCCAACAAATGTCAAATAGCAGATATGAACGGAAGCCTTTGTCCAAATGTATTATATAAAGGTGAGACATCAAATTGCTTTGTGGAGAATGAAAAAATTTCTTCTGAACAAAAAAACTCAATAGATAATTCGATTCATAAGCATCAGTCGCGGTTTGTTGAGAACAAAGGGCAAATGACCGACATGGCAAACAACCCCGTACCCTTTGTATTATTTAAAATAGAGGCACCTGGGCTTGATATGTATATAACCGAAAAAGGTTTAACCTACGTGTTTTTAAAACTGGAAGAAGATGAAGCAGAAAAAGAAGGCCTCACCCAAACCGACTCCAGAGAGGGTGCAAAAGGAATACCTGCATATAAAGATGAAAAAATAAAAGTAGAATGGGAGCGGATAGATATGGTATTAAAAGGAGCTGCCATTAAAAAAAAGAATATTATAAAAGAAAACGCCAGTACTGATTTTAAACAATATTTTTTAGCTCATTGCCCTGATGGTATTACAGATGTACATACATTTCAACAAATCACCATTAAAGATATTTACCCGGGTATTGACTGGGTACTCTATAACAGCAATATAAAAGGTTTTAAATACGATTTTGTTGTACACCCGGGTGCAAAACCGAGAGACATTGAACTGGTTTACAGCTCGCGTAAAAAACTAAAAATAACTGATGATGGTAATATTGAAATACAAACTAAACATGGCAAGTTAACCGAACAGGCTCCAGAAAGTTTTCTAAGTAATGGTTCCTCCCTCTCCTTTGAAGAAGGGCGAGGTGAGATGATTGAAAGCAAATTCAAACTTCTCTCCACCGAATTAAACATATATGGAGGCTATGACATTACCATTGACTTTGATTTTCCTCATATTTCTCAACTGCCTGCCGGACAGGCAGGTCTCACATCTGATTTAATTATTGACCCCCAACTTATCTGGGCTACCTTTTATGGGGGAAATTCTATTGATGGTCCAATGTCAATTGAAACGGATAACAATGGCAATGTGTTTGTAGTAGGTTACACAAGTTCTACAGATCTTCCCACCCAAAATCCCGGAGGGCTATCTTATTTTCAGGGAACTGGTGGAGCAACAGGTGCGGCGTTTATTTTGAAATTCAATAATACCGGACTACTCCTTTGGTCTACTTTTTACGCAGGAACCGGAGGTGATGGGGCTTGGTCCGTCGCCACTGATCCATCTGGCAACGTGTTTGTAGCAGGTATCACTGGCTCCAACGATCTCCCCACCCAAAATCCAGGAGCAGGAGCTTATTTTCAGGGAGCTTATGCTGGAGGCCAGGATGGTTTTATTTTGAAATTCAATAATACCGGTGTGCGCCTTTTCGCAACTTATTATGGAGGAAGCGGATTTGATTATTTTGAATCTATTGCCACCGATGCATCGGGCAATGTGTTTTTAGCGGGCATCACTAGCTCCAACAATCTCCCCACCCAAAATCCCGGAGCAGGAGCTTATTTTCAGGGAGCTAATGCTGGAGGCCTGGATGCCTTTATTTTAAAATTCAATAATGCCGGTGTGTGCCTCTGGGCTACTTATTACGGGGGAAGCGGTGATGAAATGACTCATTACACGGCAACCGATGCAGGAAGTAATGTGTTTATAACGGGTTGGACTGCTTCCGGCAATTTCCCCACCCAAAATCCCGGAGCAGGAGCCTATTTTAACGGAACTAATGCAGGAGGAGATGATGTCTTTATTTTGAAATTCAATAATTCCGGTGTGTGCATATGGGCTACTTATTACGGGGGAAGCAGCGCTGATTGGGCTCATTCCATCACCACCGATACAGGAGGCAATGTGTTTGTAGCGGGTTGGACTTCTTCCAACAATCTCCCTACTCAAAATCCCGCAGGTGGAACTTATTTTCAGGCAACTAAAGCTGGAGGATTTGATGTCTTTATCTTAAAATTTACTAATGCTGGTGTGCGCCTTTGGGCCACTTATTACGGAGGAAGCAGTGATGAATCGTTTAGCTCGGCTGACAATCTTGACGTAGACAACTGTGGTAATGTGTATTTGGGATTTGAAACTTATTCAAGTAATATTCCAATTCAATCCTCTTGCGATGTAGGGTATTTTGACAATTCATATAATGGGGGTAATGGCGACCAATTTATTGCTTTGTTTTCTAATTCAGGAATACTTCGCTGGGCAACTTATTTGGGAGGAGATGGAGGTGATTTTCGTACTCCTATAGTTGTGGATGTCAATAATAATCTCTTTGTTTCGGGAGAATGGATAAACGCTATTACTGATGCCAGCTATCCCTTAAGCACTCCTGGGGGTGGAACATACTATGACGGGACTTTTAATTTTAGTCATGATGGTTTAATGGTAAAGTTTACGCCAGTTAAATTAAATGTAACTGCAACTATTACACAGAGCACTAATTGTAGCTCCTCTTGTAATGGGACAATAACTTTAAGTCCCCCAAGCGGGGGCTGTACTCTAACCTACTTATGGAGCAACGGAGCAATGACAAAAAATCTAAGCAGTTTATGCGCGGGTACGTATAGTGTAACCATAAGCGATGCTGTGTTTTGCCGGACATTGGTGTTAAATAATTTAACCATTACTCAATCGACTGCGGTTGCGCCTACTTTGAGCTTTACTTCCACATCCATAACTTGTGGAAACAACAATGGATCCATTACAGCCACAGCAACAGGTGGAAGTCCTGGCTATAGTTATAACTGGAGTAATGGTGGGACTACATCTCAAATAACAAACCTATCTGCTCAAACATATACAGTAACAGTAACGGATAATAATTCTTGTTCTGCAATATCAACCGTAGTTATAACCGCTAACACCACACCACCAACAGTAACAGCAGTAAGCAATGGAAACATAACCTGTACTTCAAGCACAGCAACCCTAACCGGAACCAGTGCCGGCAATACAATGGTTTGGAATGGAGGAACATTAAGCAATGCCACAAACCCTGCAACGGTCAATGCAGCAGGAACATATACTGTTACCGCTACGGATGGGAATGGATGTACGAATACGGCAACAATAAATGTAATTTCTATCCCGCCTTTAGTTGGTCAATTCACAAAAGGCACAGCCAGCTGCTCCGGCTGTGGTTGCATGGAATGGATAATGGTAACTGCCACGGGTGGCACCCCCCCCTATACTTACTTCTGGCCTGACGGATATATAAACAGGTATAAAAATCATCTTTGTCCAGGTACGTATACTATAAATATAACAGATAAAAACGGATGCAGTGTTAATGTTAGCCTTACTGCACCTTGATGCGCTTCATCTTTTCCTGAACTAAATCTTTAAAGGAGCGCCCCTCAATTTTACTATCAAGCCAGCTTATGAAATCAAATTCTTCAGAAGCAAATTTTTCTGCAGGATCATCCGATAATGTTAAAAGCTGTTTTTTAAGTATTTTAAATAAGGTAATGCGCTCACTTGTATCCTGTATGAGGCAAACTTTTCTTATGAATTTCAATACATAAGATTCGTATTTGTAAAGCCGGCCTCTCTTGCTGAGAAAACGAAAAGCCGACCTGTTTATGTAATCGAGCAATTCCGAACTATCCATTTCAAAATGAATAATGAGTCTCAATATTCTTGCAAACACCTGCACATCCTGCCTGATCTCCACTTTCGGGTGGTCAATTATTTTATTCACCCATAACAAGGCTTTTGAATAATTACCGACCCCAAATAAACTATATGCCACACTATAATATACCGAAAGTTTTACATTTATATTCACTCCATTCCCGTAATGCCTGAGCTTTTCTTCCAGTTTAGGAATAAGTCTGTGTATCTGATAAAAATTACCTAAATATCCAATTGTCGCAGTTTCAAGAGATGCTGTGACACTAAATATTGAAGTGGCCAGTCGCTTATTTCCTTCTTTATTAAATTGCGCTTCCATACTTTTCAATTTTCTTAAATACTTGTAATATTCCTTTATCCTTCTCGTATAAAAACAACTGATCATAAAATTGTTTACAGCAGAGATATGCAACTCGGGATATTGCAAAGTCTGATGAGGGTTCTTTTCGATCAACTTCACCTGATTTTTTCTGTTTTCATAACATTTCTCCAGTTCGCCAATAGCAGAATAACATAAACCCTTTGCATTGAAGTAATAATAACAGGCACGAAATGAGGACGGAATGACTCCGGTAATTAACAAAGGATGGCGCAAACTCTTCTTGATCCATCCAATGGCATCATCATCCCGGACCCTTTCGCTTATTTCTGTAATTTCATAAATTTTGTCCGACAAATTCTGCAGTTCAACTTCTAATGCAAGTTCACCTACAGCCTTTTTCTCCATTGCATGAACTTCTTCGGCCCTGACATTTCTTCTTACAGGAATTCTTCTTTCGAGACGACACAATTCAATGATGTCAGCATATCGTTCGTATAACAACGCTTGCTTTTTTAACTTTTTGACATTTTTAATAAATTGACCATACAACCCCTTCTGATAAAGAAGATTTATAATTTTAAATTGATTTTTAAAAGACGAATCAAAGATCGATTCTGAATAATAAAAATCCAGACATTTTAAAATAACACGGGAAAGCCGCCACTTTACCTTTTTAATATTCTTCTGAAAGGGAGTTTTCTCCTGTTTTATCAGACCTTCATTGTAAACGCTTTGCCTGTCAATGGCCTCAAACAACTTAATGTATAGTTTATGATCATAAAACGTATTCTTATCCATATATAGCTTGAAATATCTCTTTTCAGTTTTACTCATTGACTTAATAAGCAAAAAAAGATCATCAGATGGTGTTTTCATATGTAGAATAATATTGACACTTTAAAAGTACCTAAAATGTTATAATAGAAGTGGAACTTTTGGATATTATTGGCTTGATAATCCTGTTATGTTTACCTAACTTTCGTAGTAAATCAGGTATAATGACAATGCGATACTTATTATTCTGTCAGCTATTTTCAATAACACTCTCGCACTGCTTTGCAGGAAATGAACACCTTGCTCCTATAGAAATTAAATCGCAGGTTGAACAATGGATCGGATCACAGCCGGTTGAGTTTCTTGAAAATAAAGGGCAAATAACCGATATGAGTTATAATCCTGTTCCCTTTGTGTTATTCAAAGCCGAAGCCCGCGGATTGGACATGTACATTACAGAAAAAGGGCTCACCTATGTATTCCTTGAAGTGGAAGAGGATGAATTGGAAAAAGAACATGGTGATTCCC carries:
- a CDS encoding SBBP repeat-containing protein gives rise to the protein MKTIHPLIAVILIAGNVYANGNLDNRKAIKKEQAQFSKSDRGTSAGVSTGNPPTSLRGAGLRFTPNKCQIADMNGSLCPNVLYKGETSNCFVENEKISSEQKNSIDNSIHKHQSRFVENKGQMTDMANNPVPFVLFKIEAPGLDMYITEKGLTYVFLKLEEDEAEKEGLTQTDSREGAKGIPAYKDEKIKVEWERIDMVLKGAAIKKKNIIKENASTDFKQYFLAHCPDGITDVHTFQQITIKDIYPGIDWVLYNSNIKGFKYDFVVHPGAKPRDIELVYSSRKKLKITDDGNIEIQTKHGKLTEQAPESFLSNGSSLSFEEGRGEMIESKFKLLSTELNIYGGYDITIDFDFPHISQLPAGQAGLTSDLIIDPQLIWATFYGGNSIDGPMSIETDNNGNVFVVGYTSSTDLPTQNPGGLSYFQGTGGATGAAFILKFNNTGLLLWSTFYAGTGGDGAWSVATDPSGNVFVAGITGSNDLPTQNPGAGAYFQGAYAGGQDGFILKFNNTGVRLFATYYGGSGFDYFESIATDASGNVFLAGITSSNNLPTQNPGAGAYFQGANAGGLDAFILKFNNAGVCLWATYYGGSGDEMTHYTATDAGSNVFITGWTASGNFPTQNPGAGAYFNGTNAGGDDVFILKFNNSGVCIWATYYGGSSADWAHSITTDTGGNVFVAGWTSSNNLPTQNPAGGTYFQATKAGGFDVFILKFTNAGVRLWATYYGGSSDESFSSADNLDVDNCGNVYLGFETYSSNIPIQSSCDVGYFDNSYNGGNGDQFIALFSNSGILRWATYLGGDGGDFRTPIVVDVNNNLFVSGEWINAITDASYPLSTPGGGTYYDGTFNFSHDGLMVKFTPVKLNVTATITQSTNCSSSCNGTITLSPPSGGCTLTYLWSNGAMTKNLSSLCAGTYSVTISDAVFCRTLVLNNLTITQSTAVAPTLSFTSTSITCGNNNGSITATATGGSPGYSYNWSNGGTTSQITNLSAQTYTVTVTDNNSCSAISTVVITANTTPPTVTAVSNGNITCTSSTATLTGTSAGNTMVWNGGTLSNATNPATVNAAGTYTVTATDGNGCTNTATINVISIPPLVGQFTKGTASCSGCGCMEWIMVTATGGTPPYTYFWPDGYINRYKNHLCPGTYTINITDKNGCSVNVSLTAP